A genomic region of Pristiophorus japonicus isolate sPriJap1 chromosome 20, sPriJap1.hap1, whole genome shotgun sequence contains the following coding sequences:
- the LOC139232609 gene encoding zinc finger protein 623-like: MLTHQQVHTGERPFRCSVCGKRFTQSSNLLAHNKQVHTKERPFTCSECGKGFTRSSDLLRHQRIHTEERPFTCSMCGKGFAVSSNLLAHNKQVHTKERPFTCSVCGKGFTVSSDLLRHQQIHTGERPFTCSVCGKGYARLAVFQKHWRIHNGERPFSCSFCGKKFTQSSSLLAHNKRVHTKERPFTCSECGKGFTRSSDFLRHQRIHTGERPFPCSMCGKRFAVSSNLLAHNKQVHTKERPFPCSVCGKGFAVSSDLLRHQQIHTRETPFTCSVCGKGFTQSSDYLKHQRVHS; the protein is encoded by the coding sequence ATGTTGACacatcagcaagttcacactggggagaggccattcaggtgctctgtctgtgggaagagattcactcagtcatccaacctgctggcacacaacaaacaagttcacacgaaggagagaccgttcacctgctctgaatgtgggaagggattcactcggtcatccgacctcctgagacaccagcgaattcatactgaggagaggccgttcacttgctccatgtgtgggaagggattcgctgtgtcatccaacctgctggcacacaacaagcaagttcacacgaaggagaggccgttcacctgttccgtctgtgggaagggattcactgtgtcatccgacctcttgagacaccagcaaattcacactggggagaggccgttcacctgttccgtcTGTGGGAAGGGATATGCTCGGTTAGCCGTTTTCCAGAAACACTGGCGAATTCAcaatggagagaggccgttcagctgctctttctgtgggaagaaattcactcagtcatccagcctgctggcacacaacaagcgagttcacacgaaggagagaccgttcacctgctctgagtgtgggaaaggattcactcggtcatctgacttcctgagacaccagcgaattcacactggggagaggccgttcccttgctccatgtgtgggaagagattcgctgTGTCATCCAACCTACTAGCACACAACAAGCAAGTTCACACGAAAGAGAGACCGTTCCCTtgctccgtgtgtggaaagggattcgctgtgtcatccgacctcttgagacaccagcaaattcacaccaGGGAgacgccattcacctgctctgtgtgtgggaagggattcactcagtcatccgactacctgaaacaccagcgagttcacagttgA